A genomic segment from Myxococcota bacterium encodes:
- a CDS encoding efflux RND transporter permease subunit encodes MTRIVAWFARNHVAANLLMALLVMGGATAFLRVQVKTFPDVDVPIITVGVVYLGAAPEEVEEGVCIRIEEEIQGITGIEKVTSSSAEGACGVTIEVMQGYPIDRALSEVKNAVDGISTFPEETEKPLISYVSPRRTAMQIALSGEADERSLKVLGERLRDGVTGLPDVTQAELSGARDYEISIEVAESALRRFGLSFDEVVRAVRRGSLDRPGGSVKTASGEVLLRTKGQAYVGPEFERVVVRTNPDGTRLLLGDVAHVVDGFDEDDRYATFDGKRAVVVKVDRVGDQNVLDVTRETKAYVARAMLPSGIDVAVWRDDAQTLRDRLDIMFRNGASGFVLVFVVLALFLRLRLALWVSLGVPISMLGALYLFPGLGISIDVISLFGFIMVLGMLVDDAIVVGENVHRHQTAGEDMLDSAIAGTQEVSVPVIFGVMTTIAAFLPMVLAPGEMGQIFGAIAITVILCLVFSLVESQLVLPAHLGHMKRESDERPAAPGSVRARWRALQARASAGLEWLARDVYRPRLERWLEWRYVVVTAGVVILALSIASIVFGFGSHKLRFSFFPPIESDYIMAHLAMPLGTPVEQTAKAAAELEAAAYRMRDALEAEGVDADGEPIVQHVMVSIGEQPMNTSGSAFDVSTSSGSHLAEVVVKVASGDVRPVSAKDLTLRWKAQSPPIPGAETLTFRYALFSLGDPIDVQFASANVDHLREAADRLKAELATYGGVTDVNDSFSEGKLELELAILPAAQTLGLTLDDLARQVRQAFYGEEAQRIQRGRDDVRVMVRYPEDARRSLAQLDDLRIRTPDGGEVPFYTVAEAKLGRGYSTIKRSDRRRVIDVTADVDEKQVSADEVLAQLGRDFLPGLLADYPGLSYSLEGAQAEQSQSLGSLRSDYVIALALIYALLAIPLRSYLQPVIIMAVIPFGLVGAIVGHWFMYAVREIFTDWTFNYSMMSIFGVVALTGVVVNSSLVLVHYVNECRAAGASLVDAVHEAGVARFRPIVLTSLTTFAGLAPMMRETSVSAQFLIPMAVSLGFGVLFGSAISLVLVPSLYLVFEDLREGAAGLRGGAAAARLALVRGERREAGRRSESEDRREAAQ; translated from the coding sequence GTGACGCGCATCGTCGCGTGGTTCGCGCGCAATCACGTCGCCGCCAACCTGCTCATGGCGCTGCTCGTCATGGGCGGTGCCACCGCGTTCCTGCGCGTGCAGGTGAAGACGTTCCCCGACGTCGACGTTCCGATCATCACGGTCGGCGTCGTCTATCTCGGCGCCGCGCCGGAGGAGGTCGAGGAGGGCGTCTGCATCCGGATCGAGGAGGAGATCCAGGGCATCACGGGCATCGAGAAGGTCACGTCGAGCTCGGCCGAGGGCGCGTGCGGCGTGACGATCGAGGTGATGCAGGGCTACCCGATCGATCGCGCGCTGTCGGAGGTGAAGAACGCGGTCGACGGCATCTCGACCTTCCCCGAGGAGACGGAGAAGCCGCTCATCAGCTACGTCTCGCCGCGCCGCACGGCGATGCAGATCGCGCTCTCGGGCGAGGCGGACGAGCGCTCGCTCAAGGTGCTCGGCGAGCGGCTGCGCGACGGCGTCACCGGGCTTCCCGACGTCACGCAGGCCGAGCTCAGCGGCGCGCGCGACTACGAGATCTCGATCGAGGTCGCCGAGTCGGCGCTGCGGCGCTTCGGGCTCTCGTTCGACGAGGTCGTGCGCGCCGTGCGGCGCGGCTCGCTCGACCGGCCCGGCGGCTCGGTCAAGACGGCGTCCGGCGAAGTGCTGCTGCGCACGAAGGGCCAGGCGTACGTCGGCCCCGAATTCGAGCGCGTCGTCGTCCGCACGAACCCCGACGGCACGCGTCTCCTGCTCGGCGACGTCGCGCACGTCGTCGACGGCTTCGACGAGGACGACCGCTACGCGACGTTCGACGGGAAGCGCGCCGTCGTCGTGAAGGTCGACCGCGTGGGCGACCAGAACGTGCTCGACGTGACGCGCGAGACGAAGGCCTACGTCGCGCGCGCGATGCTGCCGTCGGGCATCGACGTGGCGGTCTGGCGGGACGACGCGCAGACGCTGCGCGACCGCCTCGACATCATGTTCCGCAACGGTGCGAGCGGCTTCGTGCTCGTGTTCGTCGTGCTCGCGCTCTTCCTGCGGCTGCGGCTCGCGCTCTGGGTGAGCCTCGGCGTCCCGATCTCGATGCTGGGTGCGCTCTACCTGTTCCCGGGCCTCGGCATCTCGATCGACGTCATCTCGCTCTTCGGGTTCATCATGGTGCTCGGCATGCTGGTCGACGACGCGATCGTCGTGGGCGAGAACGTGCACCGCCACCAGACCGCCGGCGAGGACATGCTCGACTCCGCGATCGCGGGGACGCAGGAGGTCTCGGTCCCGGTGATCTTCGGCGTGATGACGACGATCGCGGCCTTCCTGCCGATGGTCCTCGCGCCCGGCGAGATGGGGCAGATCTTCGGCGCGATCGCGATCACCGTGATCCTGTGCCTCGTGTTCTCGCTCGTCGAGTCGCAGCTCGTGCTGCCCGCGCACCTCGGGCACATGAAGCGCGAGTCGGACGAGCGGCCGGCGGCGCCCGGCTCGGTGCGCGCGCGCTGGCGCGCGCTGCAGGCGCGCGCCAGCGCCGGCCTCGAGTGGCTCGCGCGCGACGTCTACCGGCCGCGCCTCGAACGCTGGCTCGAGTGGCGCTACGTCGTCGTCACGGCGGGCGTCGTGATCCTCGCGCTCTCGATCGCGTCGATCGTGTTCGGCTTCGGATCGCACAAGCTGCGCTTCTCGTTCTTCCCGCCGATCGAGAGCGACTACATCATGGCGCACCTCGCGATGCCGCTCGGCACGCCCGTCGAGCAGACGGCGAAGGCGGCGGCGGAGCTCGAGGCCGCGGCCTATCGGATGCGCGATGCGCTCGAGGCCGAGGGCGTCGACGCGGACGGCGAGCCGATCGTGCAGCACGTCATGGTGTCGATCGGCGAGCAGCCGATGAACACGTCGGGCTCGGCCTTCGACGTGAGCACGAGCTCGGGCAGCCACCTCGCCGAGGTGGTCGTCAAGGTCGCGAGCGGCGACGTCCGGCCGGTGAGCGCGAAGGACCTGACGCTGCGCTGGAAGGCGCAGTCGCCGCCGATCCCGGGCGCCGAGACGCTCACGTTCCGCTATGCGCTCTTCTCGCTCGGCGACCCGATCGACGTGCAGTTCGCATCCGCGAACGTCGACCACCTGCGCGAGGCGGCCGACCGGCTCAAGGCGGAGCTCGCGACCTACGGCGGCGTCACGGACGTCAACGACTCGTTCAGCGAGGGCAAGCTCGAGCTCGAGCTCGCCATCCTGCCGGCCGCGCAGACGCTCGGGCTCACGCTCGACGACCTCGCGCGCCAGGTGCGACAGGCGTTCTACGGCGAGGAGGCGCAGCGCATCCAACGCGGGCGCGACGACGTGCGCGTGATGGTCCGCTATCCGGAGGACGCGCGGCGTTCGCTCGCGCAGCTCGACGACCTGCGCATCCGCACGCCCGACGGCGGCGAGGTTCCGTTCTACACGGTCGCCGAGGCGAAGCTCGGCCGCGGCTACTCGACGATCAAGCGCAGCGACCGCCGCCGCGTGATCGACGTGACGGCGGACGTCGACGAGAAGCAGGTCAGCGCCGACGAGGTGCTCGCGCAGCTCGGGCGCGACTTCCTCCCGGGCCTGCTCGCCGACTACCCGGGGCTCTCCTACTCGCTCGAGGGCGCGCAGGCCGAGCAGTCGCAGTCGCTCGGCAGCCTCAGGTCGGACTACGTGATCGCGCTCGCGCTGATCTACGCGCTGCTCGCGATCCCGCTGCGCTCCTACCTGCAGCCCGTGATCATCATGGCGGTCATCCCGTTCGGCCTCGTCGGCGCGATCGTCGGGCACTGGTTCATGTACGCCGTGCGCGAGATCTTCACGGACTGGACCTTCAACTACAGCATGATGAGCATCTTCGGCGTCGTCGCGCTGACGGGCGTGGTCGTGAACTCGAGCCTCGTGCTCGTGCACTACGTGAACGAGTGCCGCGCGGCGGGGGCGTCGCTCGTCGACGCCGTGCACGAAGCGGGCGTCGCGCGCTTCCGCCCGATCGTGCTGACGTCGCTCACGACGTTCGCCGGCCTCGCGCCGATGATGCGCGAGACGAGCGTGTCGGCGCAGTTCCTGATTCCCATGGCGGTGTCGCTCGGCTTCGGCGTGCTGTTCGGCAGCGCCATCTCGCTCGTGCTCGTGCCGAGCCTCTACCTCGTGTTCGAGGACCTCCGCGAGGGGGCGGCCGGGCTGCGCGGCGGCGCGGCCGCCGCGCGGCTCGCGCTCGTCCGCGGCGAGCGGCGCGAGGCGGGCCGGCGCAGCGAGTCCGAGGATCGACGGGAGGCCGCCCAGTGA
- a CDS encoding efflux RND transporter periplasmic adaptor subunit, which yields MSLALLGGLVLSILLLWACSGAPPEAERPEAAPLVRVEVARPVAHRYVVNAHGTVSPRTESDLVPQVSGEVVAVSPALAAGGFFSKGDVLARIERADYEAELESARAAVERASSEFGRASKERDRQRSLADRSVASQARIDDAENAYRVADASLREARARLARAERDLERTDLRAPYTGRVRSESVDVGQFVQRGAPIAKLYAVDWAEVRLPLPDRELAYVDLPLAPRSTPELDGTDPGSEAHGGGPSAPARPVVRLHAEFAGAMRSWEGEVVRTEGELDPRSRMVHVVARVADPYGIARGDADATPLSVGLFVDAEILGREVRDVFVLPRTALRGESRMYVVDGDGALRIRDVDVLRIEGEQVVVGGGLAPGDRVCTSPLAAAVDGMAVRVQGEAPVAAAADGGAA from the coding sequence TTGTCGCTCGCCCTCCTGGGGGGCCTCGTCCTCTCCATCCTCCTGCTCTGGGCGTGCAGCGGGGCGCCGCCCGAGGCCGAGCGGCCCGAGGCCGCGCCGCTCGTGCGCGTCGAGGTCGCGCGACCGGTCGCGCACCGCTACGTCGTGAACGCGCACGGCACCGTCTCGCCGCGCACCGAGAGCGACCTCGTTCCCCAGGTGTCGGGCGAGGTCGTCGCGGTGTCGCCCGCGCTCGCCGCGGGCGGGTTCTTCTCGAAGGGCGACGTGCTCGCGCGCATCGAGCGCGCCGACTACGAGGCCGAGCTCGAGAGTGCGCGCGCCGCCGTCGAGCGCGCGTCGAGCGAGTTCGGGCGCGCGAGCAAGGAGCGCGATCGCCAGCGCAGCCTGGCCGACCGCTCGGTGGCGAGCCAGGCGCGCATCGACGACGCCGAGAACGCGTACCGCGTGGCCGACGCGTCGCTGCGCGAGGCGCGCGCGCGCCTCGCGCGCGCCGAGCGCGACCTCGAACGCACGGATCTGCGCGCGCCGTACACCGGGCGCGTGCGCAGCGAGAGCGTCGACGTCGGCCAGTTCGTCCAGCGCGGAGCGCCGATCGCGAAGCTCTACGCCGTCGACTGGGCGGAGGTGCGGCTGCCGCTTCCCGATCGCGAGCTCGCCTACGTCGACCTGCCGCTCGCGCCGCGCTCGACGCCGGAGCTCGACGGCACCGACCCCGGCAGCGAGGCACACGGGGGCGGGCCGTCCGCGCCCGCGCGCCCCGTCGTGCGGCTGCACGCGGAGTTCGCGGGTGCGATGCGCTCGTGGGAAGGCGAGGTCGTGCGGACCGAGGGCGAGCTCGACCCGCGGAGTCGCATGGTGCACGTCGTCGCGCGCGTGGCCGACCCGTACGGCATCGCGCGCGGAGACGCCGACGCGACGCCGCTCTCGGTGGGCCTCTTCGTCGACGCGGAGATCCTCGGCCGCGAGGTGCGCGACGTCTTCGTGCTGCCGCGCACGGCGCTGCGCGGCGAGTCGCGCATGTACGTGGTCGACGGCGACGGCGCGCTCCGCATCCGCGACGTCGACGTGCTGCGCATCGAGGGCGAGCAGGTGGTCGTCGGCGGCGGGCTCGCGCCGGGCGATCGCGTGTGCACGTCGCCGCTCGCGGCGGCCGTCGACGGCATGGCCGTGCGCGTCCAGGGCGAGGCGCCCGTCGCGGCCGCGGCCGACGGGGGCGCCGCGTGA
- a CDS encoding DUF3604 domain-containing protein, with product MRRLLAWVAGSALALVAAIAIAAALLVASGTCGESDRGPGTIAGPPRPVPPRAPAAGGAAPAERLVLFGDLHVHTTFSIDAFLQGLPLFGGEGAHPPADACDFARHCAQLDFFSLNDHAESLWPERWTESVETVRQCNARAGDASDPDLVVYAGYEWTQVGATPETHFGHKNVIFRGTGDDEVARRPIDALPDDVNARARGLDVVETLAGIDALGMYSDFFFTIDRLARKRTCEAGVDTRALPDDCRENATTPRALFEKLAQSGLETLVIPHGLAWGEHAPVGARLDAQLLDGQHDPARQRLIEIHSGHGNGEEFRAVHAAGVADPDAPLACPAPTDDFLPCCWRAGEIMRARCGDLPEAECDARVEEAKRLALAAATSPNLVFPEVPAEEWLDCDQCRDCFKPVFNPRAGMTAQYATAITSPVDGARFRFGFIASSDNHAGRPGTGYKQLARHGTTDVRGFPSETVAKLVRPLALGRSDDPRRAQPVPNEPQGFRDLFNKERAASFLYPGGLVAVHADARDRDAIWRALVSREVYGTSGPRILLWFDLLDAPGRARVPMGGEVALRAGSTPRFEVRAVGSFVQEPGCAPETVEALGQARIDDLCLGECYHPSDERHPIEAIEVVRIRPQRVPGEDVAPLIEDAWKRFECTPDPSGCVVRFEDDAFERDTAYYVRALQAPTPAVNGGGLRATFTGGEDGAPRRATSVDPCHAGWPTPWDDDCLAPVRERAWSSPIYVDVAPRVDTEEAP from the coding sequence ATGCGCCGCCTCCTCGCGTGGGTCGCCGGCTCCGCGCTCGCGCTCGTCGCCGCCATCGCGATCGCGGCGGCCCTGCTCGTCGCTTCCGGGACCTGCGGCGAGAGCGACCGCGGGCCGGGCACGATCGCGGGCCCGCCGCGCCCCGTGCCTCCGCGCGCGCCGGCGGCCGGCGGGGCGGCGCCCGCCGAGCGCCTCGTCCTGTTCGGCGACCTGCACGTCCACACCACGTTCTCGATCGACGCCTTCCTCCAGGGGCTCCCGCTCTTCGGCGGCGAGGGCGCGCACCCGCCGGCCGACGCGTGCGACTTCGCCCGCCACTGCGCGCAGCTCGACTTCTTCTCGCTCAACGATCACGCGGAGAGCCTGTGGCCCGAGCGCTGGACGGAGTCGGTCGAGACGGTGCGCCAGTGCAACGCGCGCGCGGGCGACGCGAGCGACCCCGACCTCGTCGTCTACGCGGGCTACGAGTGGACGCAGGTCGGCGCGACGCCCGAGACGCACTTCGGGCACAAGAACGTGATCTTCCGCGGAACGGGCGACGACGAGGTCGCGAGGCGGCCGATCGACGCGCTGCCCGACGACGTGAACGCGCGCGCGCGCGGGCTCGACGTCGTGGAGACGCTGGCCGGCATCGACGCGCTCGGCATGTACTCGGACTTCTTCTTCACGATCGACCGTCTCGCGCGCAAGCGGACGTGCGAGGCGGGCGTCGACACGCGCGCGCTCCCCGACGACTGCCGCGAGAACGCGACGACGCCGCGCGCGCTGTTCGAGAAGCTCGCGCAGTCGGGCCTCGAGACGCTCGTCATCCCGCACGGGCTCGCGTGGGGCGAGCACGCGCCCGTCGGCGCGCGCCTCGACGCGCAGCTCCTCGACGGACAGCACGACCCCGCGCGGCAGCGGCTGATCGAGATCCACTCGGGACACGGCAACGGCGAGGAGTTCCGCGCGGTGCACGCCGCGGGCGTCGCCGACCCGGACGCGCCGCTCGCGTGCCCGGCGCCGACGGACGACTTCCTGCCGTGCTGCTGGCGCGCGGGCGAGATCATGCGCGCGCGCTGCGGCGACCTCCCCGAGGCGGAGTGCGACGCGCGCGTCGAGGAGGCGAAGCGGCTCGCGCTCGCCGCGGCGACGTCGCCCAACCTCGTCTTCCCGGAGGTGCCGGCGGAGGAATGGCTCGACTGCGACCAGTGTCGCGACTGCTTCAAGCCCGTCTTCAACCCGCGCGCGGGAATGACCGCGCAGTACGCGACGGCGATCACGAGCCCGGTCGACGGCGCGCGCTTCCGCTTCGGCTTCATCGCCTCGTCCGACAACCACGCGGGCCGCCCCGGCACCGGCTACAAGCAGCTCGCGCGCCACGGCACGACGGACGTGCGCGGCTTCCCGAGCGAGACGGTCGCGAAGCTCGTGCGGCCGCTCGCGCTCGGGAGGTCGGACGACCCGCGGCGCGCGCAGCCCGTGCCGAACGAGCCGCAGGGCTTCCGCGACCTGTTCAACAAGGAGCGCGCCGCGAGCTTCCTCTACCCGGGCGGGCTCGTCGCCGTGCACGCGGACGCGCGCGATCGCGACGCCATCTGGCGCGCACTCGTGAGTCGCGAGGTCTACGGGACGAGCGGCCCGCGCATCCTGCTGTGGTTCGACCTGCTCGACGCGCCGGGCCGCGCGCGCGTGCCGATGGGCGGCGAGGTCGCGCTGCGCGCGGGCAGCACGCCGCGCTTCGAGGTGCGCGCCGTCGGGAGCTTCGTGCAGGAGCCCGGCTGCGCGCCCGAGACGGTCGAGGCGCTCGGGCAAGCGCGCATCGACGATCTGTGTCTCGGCGAGTGCTACCACCCGAGCGACGAGCGCCATCCGATCGAGGCGATCGAGGTCGTGCGCATCCGCCCGCAGCGCGTGCCCGGCGAGGACGTCGCGCCGCTGATCGAGGATGCGTGGAAACGCTTCGAGTGTACGCCCGACCCTTCCGGCTGCGTCGTGCGCTTCGAGGACGACGCGTTCGAGCGCGACACCGCCTACTACGTGCGCGCGCTGCAGGCGCCGACGCCCGCGGTGAACGGCGGGGGCTTGCGCGCGACGTTCACGGGCGGCGAGGATGGCGCGCCGCGCCGCGCGACGAGCGTCGACCCGTGCCACGCCGGGTGGCCGACGCCCTGGGACGACGACTGTCTCGCGCCGGTGCGCGAGCGCGCGTGGTCGTCGCCGATCTACGTCGACGTCGCGCCGCGAGTGGACACCGAGGAGGCTCCGTGA
- a CDS encoding alcohol dehydrogenase catalytic domain-containing protein, with amino-acid sequence MRAATFETVGAPMRIESVPDPTPGPGELVLRVRGCGICGSDLHVSQLAGALPRGAVMGHEFAGEVAAVGRDVEGGFREGEAVCALPAIGCARCAPCLTGDVMGCASLRATGFGDVGGAYAEYVLVGARETLRLPPVVAASDGALVEPLAVGLHAVDEARLRSGEDVLVIGAGPVGLAVAMWARQLGAREVVVSDFVASRREMAGRMGATVLVDPAKEDPGQAFARATGHAPHTIFECVGVPGLLQQCIGLAPRGAKIVVAGVCMQPDTIVPVAASVKALCLQFVSYYRRGDFELTLAMLATGRIDPLPMVTDRIGLDALPGAFEALRTPAQQCKVIVEP; translated from the coding sequence ATGCGGGCGGCGACGTTCGAGACGGTGGGGGCGCCGATGCGCATCGAGAGCGTGCCCGACCCGACGCCGGGGCCGGGCGAGCTCGTGCTGCGCGTGCGCGGCTGCGGCATCTGCGGGAGCGACCTCCACGTCTCGCAGCTCGCGGGCGCGCTTCCGCGCGGCGCGGTGATGGGCCACGAGTTCGCGGGCGAGGTGGCGGCCGTCGGCCGCGACGTCGAGGGCGGCTTCCGCGAGGGCGAGGCCGTGTGCGCGCTGCCGGCGATCGGGTGCGCGCGCTGCGCGCCGTGCCTCACCGGCGACGTGATGGGCTGTGCGTCGCTGCGCGCGACGGGCTTCGGCGACGTCGGCGGCGCCTACGCGGAGTACGTGCTCGTCGGCGCGCGCGAGACGCTGCGCCTCCCGCCCGTCGTCGCGGCGTCGGACGGCGCGCTCGTCGAGCCGCTCGCCGTCGGGCTGCACGCGGTCGACGAGGCGCGCCTGCGGAGCGGCGAGGACGTGCTCGTGATCGGCGCCGGGCCGGTCGGGCTCGCGGTCGCGATGTGGGCGCGCCAGCTCGGCGCGCGCGAGGTCGTCGTCAGCGACTTCGTCGCGTCGCGCCGCGAGATGGCCGGCCGGATGGGCGCGACCGTGCTCGTCGACCCTGCGAAGGAGGACCCGGGCCAGGCGTTCGCACGCGCGACGGGCCACGCGCCGCACACGATCTTCGAGTGCGTCGGCGTTCCCGGCCTGTTGCAGCAGTGCATCGGGCTCGCGCCGCGCGGCGCGAAGATCGTGGTCGCGGGCGTGTGCATGCAGCCCGACACGATCGTGCCCGTCGCGGCGAGCGTGAAGGCGCTGTGCCTGCAGTTCGTGAGCTACTACCGGCGCGGCGACTTCGAGCTCACGCTCGCGATGCTCGCGACCGGCCGCATCGACCCGCTCCCGATGGTCACGGACCGCATCGGGCTCGACGCGCTGCCCGGCGCGTTCGAGGCGCTGCGCACTCCCGCGCAGCAGTGCAAGGTGATCGTCGAGCCCTGA
- a CDS encoding carbohydrate binding family 9 domain-containing protein, translated as MSRRSRALGSQRPLRMPLLALSLAVAAAFAPRVALASLDPAPHVEMVWTETPPTLDGRLDEEVWKTAAVIDDFHTAEPRAGGRPSQRTVIRILSDRDAMYVGIECYDDEPDGIVVNHMLRDDVDTYYDDRLNIVIDPFLDRRNGYLFQVNPVGTRRDGLIEGPNFEPNWDGIWAAKARVGRDGWFAEVRIPYKTLSFDPAAKTWGLNFSRGIRRRNEDIRWADPVPHRIVTNTARAGFLDGMGRQVQGVGLDVVPAATTRRVDDRLRDKHYFLFDPSLDAFYRITPGLTGSLTVNTDFGETEVDERQINLDRFQLFFPEKRDFFLQDALIFDFGALSANVEDIEPNGRPFFSRKIGLDADGNPVAIRAAAKVTGRVGRFNVGLLDAQVEGHTLKREDALGRFVERVPGRPDADQHVGTTNLLVGRATMNVLRESRVGFIVTNGDPRTNRSNSLAGVDFDFRDSDFLGTGQVVQGNVWAQNSFTEGGHGTEAAYGGELQLPNDHHFVFLNFRDIAKDFYPALGFVSRADIRRYEGRYRYRTRPPSRLVRTFDNFVWGILVTDRENEVQSLRVDLRPIDIETHTADGLEIAYRRGFERVLVPFPLPVIPQLMIPAGTYHTDEIVVEAESSKHRRLSTYVEARYGGFLSGRRAKVLARVDWRPSRFVRFGLEYDHSELWLDVVNAANARSEVRTAARIARVRVNFQFTPDVSWLTFVQYDNASDRVGVNSRLRWIVSDGREIFLVYNQLLLADDGDVTSVRTEPLAKVGWTFRF; from the coding sequence ATGTCCCGCCGCTCCCGTGCCCTCGGGTCGCAGCGTCCGCTGCGCATGCCCCTCCTCGCGCTGTCGCTCGCCGTCGCCGCCGCGTTCGCGCCGCGCGTGGCGCTCGCATCGCTCGACCCCGCGCCGCACGTCGAGATGGTCTGGACCGAGACGCCGCCCACGCTCGACGGCCGGCTCGACGAGGAGGTGTGGAAGACGGCGGCCGTGATCGACGACTTCCACACGGCCGAGCCGCGCGCCGGCGGGCGGCCCTCGCAGCGCACGGTGATCCGGATCCTGAGCGACCGGGACGCGATGTACGTCGGCATCGAGTGCTACGACGACGAGCCCGACGGCATCGTCGTCAACCACATGCTGCGCGACGACGTCGACACCTACTACGACGATCGCCTGAACATCGTGATCGACCCGTTCCTCGACCGCCGCAACGGCTACCTCTTCCAGGTGAACCCGGTCGGCACGCGGCGAGACGGGCTGATCGAGGGGCCGAACTTCGAGCCGAACTGGGACGGCATCTGGGCGGCGAAGGCGCGCGTCGGGCGCGACGGCTGGTTCGCCGAAGTGCGCATCCCGTACAAGACGCTCTCGTTCGATCCCGCGGCGAAGACGTGGGGCCTCAACTTCTCGCGCGGCATCCGGCGGCGCAACGAGGACATCCGCTGGGCCGATCCGGTGCCGCACCGCATCGTGACGAACACGGCGCGCGCCGGCTTCCTCGACGGGATGGGGCGACAGGTGCAGGGCGTCGGGCTCGACGTCGTGCCGGCCGCGACCACGCGTCGCGTCGACGACCGCCTGCGCGACAAGCACTACTTCCTGTTCGACCCCTCGCTCGACGCCTTCTACCGCATCACGCCCGGGCTCACCGGTTCGCTCACCGTGAACACGGACTTCGGCGAGACGGAGGTCGACGAGCGCCAGATCAACCTCGACCGCTTCCAGCTCTTCTTCCCCGAGAAGCGCGACTTCTTCCTGCAGGACGCGCTGATCTTCGACTTCGGCGCGCTGTCGGCGAACGTCGAGGACATCGAGCCGAACGGGCGCCCGTTCTTCTCGCGGAAGATCGGGCTCGACGCGGACGGCAACCCGGTGGCGATCCGCGCGGCCGCGAAGGTCACGGGCCGCGTCGGGCGCTTCAACGTCGGGCTGCTCGACGCGCAGGTCGAGGGGCACACGCTCAAGCGCGAGGACGCGCTCGGGCGCTTCGTCGAGCGCGTCCCCGGGCGACCGGACGCCGACCAGCACGTGGGAACGACGAACCTGCTCGTCGGCCGGGCGACGATGAACGTGCTGCGCGAGTCGCGCGTGGGGTTCATCGTGACGAACGGCGACCCGCGCACGAACCGGAGCAACTCGCTCGCGGGCGTCGACTTCGACTTCCGCGACAGCGACTTCCTCGGCACGGGCCAGGTCGTCCAGGGCAACGTCTGGGCGCAGAACAGCTTCACCGAGGGCGGACACGGCACGGAAGCCGCCTACGGCGGCGAGCTCCAGCTGCCCAACGACCACCACTTCGTCTTCCTCAACTTCCGCGACATCGCGAAGGACTTCTACCCGGCGCTCGGCTTCGTGAGCCGCGCGGACATCCGCCGCTACGAGGGGCGCTACCGCTACCGGACGCGCCCGCCCTCGCGCCTCGTGCGGACGTTCGACAACTTCGTCTGGGGCATCCTCGTCACGGACCGCGAGAACGAGGTGCAGTCGCTGCGCGTCGACCTGCGGCCGATCGACATCGAGACGCACACCGCGGACGGGCTCGAGATCGCCTACCGACGCGGCTTCGAGCGCGTGCTCGTGCCCTTCCCGCTGCCGGTCATCCCGCAGCTCATGATCCCGGCGGGCACCTATCACACGGACGAGATCGTCGTCGAAGCGGAGTCGAGCAAGCACCGCAGGCTCTCGACCTACGTCGAGGCGCGCTACGGCGGCTTCCTGAGCGGGCGGCGCGCGAAGGTGCTCGCGCGCGTCGACTGGCGACCGAGCCGCTTCGTGCGGTTCGGGCTCGAGTACGACCACAGCGAGCTGTGGCTCGACGTCGTGAACGCGGCGAACGCGCGCTCGGAGGTGCGGACGGCGGCGCGCATCGCGCGCGTGCGCGTCAACTTCCAGTTCACGCCCGACGTCTCGTGGCTCACGTTCGTCCAGTACGACAATGCGAGCGATCGCGTGGGCGTGAACTCGCGGCTGCGCTGGATCGTCTCGGACGGCCGCGAGATCTTCCTCGTCTACAACCAGCTCCTGCTCGCCGACGACGGAGACGTCACGAGCGTCCGCACCGAGCCGCTCGCGAAGGTGGGCTGGACCTTCCGGTTCTGA
- a CDS encoding TetR family transcriptional regulator: MSSRVRSLRLPSVDEPERTARLASARDRLLDAAEALFAERGYAGTSMRAVTQAAGLSVSAANYHFGSKPELLRAVCARALAPLEAARNEAFDALEARTRATGCAPSVEDVVRAFVAPAAAPSDALRAGSRSVAARLFADPPDVVVALKEQLFGETSRRAMAALARALPECGERDVALAFQLMVGSFVHVVSGQLDVAPGLAAPFPRDAALGEALVRYCAAGIRAAVVPCAPDRARANEHAPALEVAR; this comes from the coding sequence ATGTCGAGTCGCGTCCGCTCCCTTCGCCTGCCGTCCGTCGACGAGCCGGAGCGCACGGCCCGTCTCGCGTCCGCGCGCGACCGGCTGCTCGACGCCGCGGAGGCGCTCTTCGCCGAGCGCGGCTACGCCGGCACCTCGATGCGCGCGGTGACGCAGGCGGCCGGCCTCTCCGTCTCGGCCGCCAACTATCACTTCGGGTCCAAGCCCGAGCTCCTGCGCGCGGTGTGTGCGCGCGCGCTCGCGCCGCTCGAGGCCGCGCGCAACGAGGCCTTCGACGCCCTCGAGGCGCGCACGCGTGCGACCGGGTGCGCGCCGAGCGTCGAGGACGTCGTGCGCGCATTCGTCGCGCCGGCCGCGGCGCCGAGCGACGCGCTGCGCGCGGGCTCGCGCAGCGTCGCGGCGCGGCTCTTCGCCGACCCGCCCGACGTCGTCGTCGCGCTGAAGGAGCAGCTCTTCGGGGAGACGTCGCGGCGCGCGATGGCCGCGCTCGCGCGCGCGCTTCCCGAGTGCGGGGAGCGCGACGTCGCGCTCGCGTTCCAGCTGATGGTCGGCTCGTTCGTGCACGTCGTGTCGGGACAGCTCGACGTCGCGCCCGGCCTCGCGGCGCCGTTCCCGCGCGACGCCGCGCTCGGCGAAGCGCTCGTGCGCTACTGCGCGGCCGGCATCCGCGCGGCGGTGGTGCCGTGCGCACCGGACCGCGCGCGCGCGAACGAGCACGCGCCCGCGCTGGAGGTCGCGCGATGA